Genomic DNA from Corticium candelabrum chromosome 5, ooCorCand1.1, whole genome shotgun sequence:
TGAATAATCCGACACTCTCATCTGTACATGTATCTGTTGTGTGGCACGTACACCTTTTAGATTTTGGTTTAAAGCTCTAAGAAGCAATTTACAAAGACTGTCATTGGCAATCTTATTATATTGTAAGAGTAATCATTTGGGTGAGAACCGTCTCTAGAGTCTGGGTGCATTTCTTTGACACTTTTGCTCTTTTGAAATCGATATGTAACCAGGGAGGTATTAGAGTTGTCACAAAAACGGTAGAAGAGGTTGATCGTGCAGAGTCTAATCAGAAGAACCAAACCAAAGAAGCATCTCGAAGACCTTGAGCTTGTTGTTCCTGGGACTGCATGGAAGGAAGCAGTACTTCTTCACCCAAACTGAAGATGTTATATGCAATGTTGCTAGAACCTTTGTTAGTTTTCTAAAGCAAGCATGTACGGGATCAAATTAGACACAGCTGTCTGTGCATGTTCACTTCTTTTCTGCTTCTTTGTTTTGTGGGGTGACAAGTTAGGAGAAGTTTTATAACTCTTTAACACTAGCAGGAGAAGAGGCACATTACAACAGGAAGTGATGAAAAGAGGTAGTGTGACTTTCGACACCAATTtcagaaaaacagaaaaagCAAAGAAATGCAACAGTACTCTTATTGATGTGCATTGTATGTTTCAGaggtgtgcacatgtgtgtgtgtgtgtgtgtgtgtgtgtgtgtgtgtgtgtgtgtgtgtgtgtgtgtgtgtgtgtgtgtgtgtgtgtgtgtgtcgagaGTGATATAAAACATCACTGACATAGTGAGTTTTTAGAAAAATTAAGACATTTGATAGGATTGAACTCCAAAGAGTTGATGTCCTTCTTGATGAACATGGACAGAAATTGGTAATAGAGGAAGCAAAGCTAGATCACTGGAAATACAGTTTGATTCAGTAATGAATGTTGAGTGTTATACCAATCTAAGTAATGAACTTTCCTTTTCAAACAACTTGGCATCTGGAGATCGAACCACTAACTGATGCAGAGATTCTAGTTGCTGTCAAAAAATTGATAAATGGTAAGGCAACAGCAGTGACAACATAGTGGAATTTCTGAAAGCTGATTCACCCAGCCTTCTTTCTTGGTTTGTTTAAGTCATTTAGTCATGTTGGGAATATGGCAAAGTCTGATAGGCTTGGAAAGATGCTGCCTTGGTGCCGTTATTTAAAAAGAATAGTTGATGACTATAACGGCAAATGATTGCTCAGTGTCCTTGGGAAAGTTTTGGCGAAAATGCTGTTGGAACATTTCAAGAAAGTAATACAATGTTGTCTTTTAGGATAGCAGTATGAGTATTGCCCTAGTagaggtactgtactgttgacCAGGTTTTGGTATTGAGACAGATCATTGTAAAAGCTCTAGAGCATAACACTGGTGTCCACTTATGCTTCTTGTCAAAAGCCTTTTTTGTTTTAGTCTCTAGATAGGCTTTCTTGGATTAGAGGAAGAAGTATGTAGGTTAATTGTTGACATCTATGATAACACTGGATGTGTTGTTAAGAATACAGGTAGGAAGTCAGACAGGTTCAGGTAAACTGCACAGATAAAAGAAGGCTGCTGCTTTAGCACCTTTTATATCTATATGAACAAAATAGTTTGTGAAACTCTCTCTTTGACTAATGATAGTGACATTCAGCTTGAGTGCTACAAAACTGACGGTGGTCTATACATGAATTAGATCTCTTGCTCAGGGTCATAGTAAAAGCAGAGCAAGAATGTACGCAGATGACTTGGCTTTGATATCAAAGTCTGTTTTGGGTTTACAACAATCTGTTCATCGATTCTCTACACAAATCATGTGTCAAGAGGGGTATGACTATCAACATTGACAAGACGAAAATTCCTAAGTGCAGAGAATTGAAAAGCTTTCATTTCATTGATGGTCATCAGTTACAAAATGGTGATGAGTTTTTATATCTGGGCAGTGTTATCTACAAATCAGGTGGTTGTTTCAAAGAAAACAACAGGATTGCTAAAGCACGTATGGCATTTAACTATTGCCAAAAACCAATATTTACTAATAGGTGTTTTCAAGAACAGCCAAACTGAGAGTATTTAGAGTCTTGGCCCTCCCAACTCTGTTATATGGTTGTCAAACCTGGCCAGCAATTTGTGAGAGTATCTAACGGTTATCTACATTTCATATGAGGTGTATCAGAATAATTCTATGTGTATCACTATGGCATAAGAGTACCAATAAAATGAACCTTTTACAGCAAAAAGACCCTATTGATTtgcaaacagaagacagaacTTGCAATGGCTAGGACACGTTATTAGAATGGACAATACAGTGACTTAGGAAGACGTTcagcacagaaaatttcaattcctacactgagcgagggggCATCCTCCCACTTTCTAGGCCAGTGCAATAGCTGGTCTCAAAAACAGCAAAAATCGTTATTTGTCTATTGAATTGGCTAACAACTGTCATGCTAGGTCTAAACTCGTAAATAGCTATTGCTGAAATCTATGCTCAGGTGTGGGGGCGTGTGTAGGTGTGCCAGTGtgtaaccacacacacacacacacacacacacacacacacacacacacacacacacacacacacacacacacacacacacacacacacacacacacacacacacacacacacacacacacacacacacacacacacacacacacacacacgtatatcTGCCTTTTGCTGTAATTTCACACAAGAATGATAATTAACTTGTGCTAATGCTTGTCATTTATATTAGCTTTCTTGTACATTTGCTGTATTTGTTCTACATTTTGTGTGCTTTCCTTAACCGATGTATGACTTGTACTTGTATGGAAGAATTATTGTAGTGCAATACAATTGTGACTTTATGCAGCTTACAAAACATACCAGAGAAAATTCTAACATTCTACTTTTCTTCACCTCTTCATCTATCAACTCTTATTATGTCTGAAATGCTGTTAAGAGCTTTACAGCTTTGTACAAGTACTAGCTGCCAGTCAGTCAAAGCACGTCATgttagacacaaaaatgcaatgTCATAAATCCATCATATGTCAGCTCACGTACCAATTTAATTGGTATTGCTAAAAAATGGACACATTTATTTCTTCGTGCCGGTTCCATAATCtgcaaaaatttcaaaacaaattAGAAAACAAACGTACAGAATGCATGATGATTATCACTTACCACAGTTACTGCCATCTAGGTTTTGCAGAAACTCAAAGTCATCAACAATGATAGCAGTTTGAACAGCTGCAGCCTTGATTTGTATGGCAAACTGCGAGCATGTGTTTATGCTTATCTTACTGTGAAGATCTAGGCAGACTGTGTGGCTCATGCCTTTTCCAGTTAAATGAGTAACATGAA
This window encodes:
- the LOC134180401 gene encoding uncharacterized protein LOC134180401, producing MIEGGFHDLMVTAVCLSDPAYSLIPLGELGVHFHVTHLTGKGMSHTVCLDLHSKISINTCSQFAIQIKAAAVQTAIIVDDFEFLQNLDGSNCDYGTGTKK